The sequence below is a genomic window from Pseudomonas cremoricolorata.
GACTTCAGCGACCGCGTACTGGCCACGCTGCAACGCGACGGCATCCGTCCAGGCGCCCAGGCCGACCTCAGCGACCTGCCACGCCCCGCCCTGGGCGTGCCTGCCTGGGAGCAACTGCTGCCATGAGCCTGCCAACACTGCACACCCATCATCGCGCCCTGGGCAACACCGGGCTGATGGTCTCGCCGCTGGGGCTGGGCACGGTCAAGCTGGGCCGCGACCAAGGGGTGAAATACCCCACCGGCTTCACCATTCCTGGCGATGACGAGGCGCGGCTGCTGCTGGCGCAGGCGCGCGACTTGGGTATCAACCTGATCGACACCGCGCCGGCGTATGGCCGCAGCGAAGAACGCCTCGGCCCGCTGTTGCGTGGCCAGCGCGACGCCTGGGTGATCGTCAGCAAGGTCGGCGAGGAGTTCGAGGCCGGCCAGTCGCGCTTCGACTTCAGCGCCGCGCACACCCGGCGCTCGGTGGAGCGCAGCCTGCAACGCCTGCACACCGATCGGCTGGAACTGGTACTGGTGCACTCCGACGGCAACGACCTGGATATCCTGGAACACAGCGAGGTTTACCAGACTCTCGCGGCGCTCAAGCAGGAGGGCAAGATTCTCGCCTTCGGGCTTTCCGGAAAAACTGCCGCCGGCGGCCTCAAGGCGTTGGAACAGGGCGATTGCGCGATGGTCACTTATAACCTGAAGGAACAGGATGAGCGCCCGGTCATCGACTATGCCGCGACCCACGGCAAGGCGATTCTGGTGAAGAAAGCCTTGGCCAGCGGGCATGTCTGCCTGGCACCGGGTGTGGACCCGGTGCGTGCCAGTTTCGAGCTGCTGTTCAGTCACCCCGGCGTCAGCAGTGCAATCGTCGGTACCATCAACCCGCTGCACCTGGCCCACAACGTGGCCACCGTGGCCCGTATCCTGGGCCCGCACTGACCTGCCCACCCGGGCGCACCAGGCAAGGAGGCGCACGTGGCGCGAACGCTGATCCGCAAGAACCCGAGCAACTTCAAGACCCTGCCCTTGCAGGTCGAGGCCAGTCCCGAGGGGCTGGCCTACAAGAGCCTGGGCATGCCGCTGAATTTCAGCCAGACCCTGCAACGGCGCAAGCCCATCGAATTGCCCGACACCCAGCGCTTCAGCGTGGAGCTGGCCAATCTCGGGGTGTCGGTGCGACTGACCTTACAGTGGCAGAACCGCGAGTACTGGGTGCTGGTACGCCAGCGTCGCCAGGACCGCGGCGATGTCGTGCTCAAGCTGATTTCAGGCTACGTACCGGCCCACGAACTGAACCTGCCGCTGCACACGGCAATTCAGGAAGTCGCCGAGGAATGCCTGCTGGAAACCCCCGAGGGCTGGCTCGGCGGACGCTTCAACGACACCTGGCTGCCGACACCCTATGCAGCGGCCTTGCAATATCGAGAGTCAGCGCCCTTCCTGCTCACCCCGGCCTCGGGTGCGGCCTTGCCCGTGCAAAGCGCCAACCTCACCCTGCTGGAGCGTCCGCGGGCCTACGTGCACCTGCCCACCGCCTCGTTGCAGCTGATCTACGACCTGCGCCTGCAAGTACCGCGCGAGGCCAAGTCGCTGAGCCTGTTCCACGTCGATGAGCGCCTGGAGGGTGATCAACTGGTCACGCGGCTCAACCGCAAGCGCCCCGACCTGTACCTGATGCCGGTGGTCGACGGCAAGCCGCTGGCCGAGCTGTACACGCTGAACAAGGATCGGCTGATTCCGGCCAGCACCCGCGGCCTGTACCTGGCCGAAAGCTTCGCGGCGCAGGACGGCTGGGTGGTGAGCCAGGAACGGATTCGCTGGAAGGACTGGCTGCGCCAGCAAGGACTGGTGGAGAACAAGCCCCGCTCACCGCTGCAACGCCTGACCGGCAAGGCCAAGGCGTTGATCAAGCGGGCGCGGACCAAGCTGCGCCCCTAGGGGCGTCAGCGCTTGCGAATCTTCTCGACGATGGCGGTGGTCGAGCTGTTCTCGACCAGGCCCAGCACTTTCACCGTACCGCCATAGGCACTGACGATATCGGCGCCCACCACTTGCTCGATGCCATAGTCGCCGCCCTTGACCAGCACATCGGGCTTGACCTGACGCAGCAGATTTTCCGGCGTACCTTCGGAGAAACTGATGACCCAGTCCACCGCACCCAGCCCGGCCAGCACCGCCATGCGCCGGTCGACGCTGTTGATCGGGCGACCCGGACCCTTCAGACGGCTGACCGAGGCATCGTCATTGACCGCGACGATCAGTCGATCGCCCTGGGCACGGGCCTGCTCCAGGTAGGTGACATGGCCGGCATGGAGGATGTCGAAGCAGCCGTTGGTGAAGACGATGGTCTCGTTGTGGGCGCGGGCGTCATCGATGGCGACCAGCAGTTGCTCAAGACCGAGCACGCCGCGCTCGGAACCTTCTTCGCGCTGAATGGCGCGACGCAGCTCTGGGGCGCTGATGGCCGCCGTGCCGAGCTTGCCGACCACGATGCCGGCCGCGAGGTTGGCCAGTGCCACGGCTTGAGGCAGCTCTTCGCCGGCGGCGATGGCAGCCGCCAGCGTGGAAATGACGGTATCGCCGGCACCGGTGACATCGAAGACTTCCCGGGCCCGCGCCGGCAGGTGCAGCGGGGGATGATCGAGGCGCAACAGGGTCATGCCATGTTCGCCGCGGGTCACCAGCAGTGCACCGAGGTCGAGGTCACGCAGCAGTTGCAGGCCTTTGCCGACCAGCTCGGCTTCATCGGCGCAGCGGCCGACGATGCCTTCGAACTCGCTGAGGTTGGGGGTGATCAGGCTGGCGCCACGGTAGATGCTGAAGTCGCTGCCCTTGGGGTCGGCGAGCACCGGAACGCCTTTGGCCCGCGCCACCTGGATCAAGTGCTGGTGGTTCTTCAGCGCGCCTTTGCCGTAGTCCGACAGCACCAGCACCTTGATGCCCTCGAGCAACGCGTCGACTTCTTCGCCAAGGGACAGTGGATCGGTCTGGAACGGTTGCTCGAAATCAATGCGCAGCAACTGCTGGTGTCGGCTCATGACCCGCAGCTTGACGATGGTGGGCTGGTGGGCAATGCGCTGGAACACCGAACGCACGCCGGCCGCTTGCAAGCTATTGGCCAGGCTGTCGGCAGCTTCGTCCTGACCGGTGACGCCAACCAGCGATGCCGGTGCACCCAGGGCTGCGATGTTGAGGGCCACGTTGGCCGCGCCGCCGGGACGGTCTTCGATCTGATCGACCTTCACCACCGGCACCGGCGCCTCGGGGGAAATGCGCGAAGTACCGCCATGCCAGTAGCGGTCGAGCATGACATCGCCGACCACCAGAACCGGGGCTTGATCGAAACGCGGCATGGACAACTTCATGGACAACCCATATGTGAAAAATGAACGGGGCAGGATATTAGCACAGGGCCTGAAGCGGCTTTAACGCCGCATCAAGTGTGGGCATTTCCTGGTGACAATCGGGGCCGCTGGGGCCCCGACCGATGAGGCTCAGGTGATGTCGGCGTGGGCCGACTCGTCCAGGCCCATGGCATGCAGACGCGCATAGTGACCATTGGCCGCGAGCAGTTCGGCATGGGTGCCCCGCTCGACCAGACGGCCCTGGTCCATGACCAGAATCTGATCGGCCTTCTCGATGGTCGAAAGACGGTGGGCGATGACCAGCGTGGTGCGCCCTTGCATCACGTGGTCCAGCGCCGCCTGGATGTGCCGCTCAGATTCGGTGTCGAGCGCCGAGGTGGCCTCGTCGAGAATCAGCAACGGCGCGTTCTTCAGCAGTGCCCGGGCAATCGCCAGACGCTGGCGCTGACCGCCGGACAACAACACGCCGTTCTCGCCGACTTCAGTGTCGAAGCCTTGCGGCAACTGGTCGACGAATTCCTTGGCATAGGCATCGGCCGCAGCCACTTCGACGTCTTCGCGCGGTGCCCCGGCAAGGTCGCCATAGGCGATATTGTTGGCCACGGTGTCGTTGAACAGGGTGACGTGCTGGGTGACCTGCGAGACATGCTGGCGCAGGTTGCGCAGGCGGTACTCTTCGATCTCCACGCCATCGAGCAGGATCTGCCCGTGGCTGTGGTGGTAGAAGCGCGGAATCAGCGCGGCCAGGGTCGACTTGCCACTGCCGGAGCGCCCCACCAGGGCGATCATCTGCCCAGGCTCGGCAGTGAAGCTGATGTCACTGAGCACCTGACGTTGAGTGCCGGGGTAGGTGAAGCTGAGATTGCGCACTTCCAGACGACCCAGCACACGTTCCTTCTCGACCGTGCCGGTGTCGACTTCAGGCTTCTCGTCGAGCTGCTCGAAGATGCTCTCGGCGCCAGCCAGGCCCTTCTGGATGGTCGAGCTGACTTCCGACAACTGCCGGATCGGCTTGGGCAGCAGGCCGGCCGCAGTGATATAGGCCACCAGGTCACCGGCTGAGGAATCGCCACGCAGATAGAGCACCAGGAACATCAGCACCGCCATGGCGGTGTAGATCACCAGTTGCAGCATGGGCGTATACAGCGCGCCGGTCTTGGTCATGCGCAGCTGTTTATCGGTGTTGCTCTGGCTGGCCGATTCGAAGCGGCGCTGCTCGTAGACCTCGCCCCCGAAGCTGCGCACCACGCGGTAGCCCTGGATGGTTTCGGAGGCCACGTGGGTGACATCGCCCATCGCCACCTGGATTTTCTTGCTCTGCTTGCGAAATTTCTTGCTGGCCGTGCTGACCATTACCGCGATGATCGGCAGAATCGCCAGCATCACCAAGGTCAGTTGCCAGTTCATCCACATCAGGTAGATGAACAGGAACACCACCGTCAGGCCCTCGCGGATCACCACTTTGATGGCATCGGTGGCGGCGCCGGTGACCATGGTCACGTTGAAGGTGATGCGTGAGATCAGGTGCCCGGAGTTGTGGTTGTCGAAGTAGCGGTTAGGCAGCACCAGCAGCTTGTTGAACAACTCCACGCGCAGGTCGTGCACCAGACCCAGTGACACTTTGGCCAGATAGTAGTTACCGAGGAAAGAGCCGAGTCCCTGCCAGGCGGCGATGAGGATGATCAGCAGCGGTACGGCCTGCAGCAGTTGCAGGTCACGCAGGTAGGGCACATTGGGGAAAAGGACGACTTCAGGATTGCTCAAGCCATCCACGAAGTACTTGAGGATGCCTGCCAGCATGGGCTGGGTCGAGGCAAAGATCACGAAGCCGACGATACTCAGCAGGAAAATCCCGATATAGGGCTTTACGTAGCTCAGCAGCCGGAAGTAGATCTTCAGGCTGGAGTCGTGCTCCGCCGGGAGCGGTGTTTCGGCCATCATCAAGCTCGCTGTTCAGGTGGAACGGGAAATTTTACCACAGCCATCGTTTTCGGCAGTCGTCCACGGCAGCAGCAGCGCCATGGCGACCGGCAGCCAACTGATGAACCACTCGGCACGGGGCGTATCGGTGAGGCTGGCGGCATCGAACTGCATGGCGAAGGTGGCGAACAGCCACAGGCCCAGGAGCATCTTGCCGAACGCCGTGTGTCGCGCCCGCAGAATGTGCAGCAACGTCGCGAGCCACACCGCGCACCACAGCAATGCCCCGGGCAGGCCCAGCTCGATGGCGATGTGGGTGAACATGTTGTGTGAGTGGTCGAAGCGCAAACCCTGCGCCTGCAGGTCGTACGGTGCGCCCAGACCGAGACCGGTCAGCGGATGCTGGCTGATCAGTTCGGTGGCCGCAGCGAAGATCTCCGGGCGGTAGGAAGCGCCGCGACTGACGATCAGTTCATAAACAAGCGCGAAGGCCAGCCCCGAGGCGAACAGCGCGCCCACGGCCAGCACGCAACTGGCACGGCTGCGTTGCCACAGCGGCGCCGCTATCACTGTCAGCACCAGCCCCAGTGCGGCGCCGCGACTTTGCGTGGCGATGACGAACAGCCCGAGAAACGCCAGGACCAGCGCCCAGGCCAGGGTGCTCGCGGCCTGGCGCGGAGGGCTGTACAACAGCCACAGCAAGGCCGCTGCGATGACATACGCGCCAAGAATCGGGTGGGAAATTTCGCCGATACCGTACAGACGCTCGAACCATGGATGACCCATGATCGCGTAGAACTGCACCAGAGACAGCAGCGCGCCCAGCCCCAGCAACATCCCCGCCACCAGCAACAACTGACGGATGCGCGCAAGACCGGCCTGGGCCAACAGCGGGAACGCCATGAGGAACACCAGAATGTAGAGCAGGCGCTTGCCGTCGCGCGCGCCCTCTGGCGAGGTTGACCACAACAGGCTCAGCGCGCCCCAGCCCAGCAGCAGCAGGATACTGCCCCACAGCAACGGTTGCTGTCGCCAGCCTTCGGCGTAGAGACCACGTGCCGACCAGGCCAGCAGCAAGGTCGGCAGCCAGAGAAAGAGGATCATGCCCTGCTGAAACAGCTTGTTGCTCGGAGCCAGGGCAATGCCGGCGAGGAACCAGACAAAGCCCAGACCCAACCAGGCCTGAGCCCAGCGCTTGCTATACGACATCGATCCCCCGGAATGAAACTGACCACGGCAACATGGTGCTCGTGGATTAATTTCGGCATTATTGCCGGTCACTTGCTTGCCAGAAGACAAGGCTCATTCATGCACTGCTCACGACTCGCCCAGGTCGACTTCGACGCGCTCACCCAAGGCGCCAGGATTCTTGAGGCCGACAGTTACGGCGCCAAAGTCTACCTGCTCGAGGGTGGCAACATCCTCAAGGTTTTTCGTCGCAAGCGGCTTATTTCATCTGCGCTGCTGCGTCCGTACTCGCAGCGCTTCGTCGACAATGCCGGACGTTTGGCGCAAATGGGCATTCCAACGCTGGAAGTGATCAGTCATCACAAGCTCGAAGCACCCGGCAAGACCGCGGTGCTGTACCGCCCCCTGCCAGGCGAGACGCTGCTCGATCTGTCGCGCGAATCGAGCTTCGACTGGGCCGACTACCTGCCGCGCCTGGTCGAGCTGATCAACCGCCTGCACCAGGCCGGCATCTACTTCCGCTCGTTGCATCTGGGCAACGTGGTTGAAACACCTAAAGGCCAACTGGGCCTGATCGACGTCGCCGACATGCGTTTCCTGCGCGCCCCACTGCCCTCGCGAATGGTGCGACGCAATCTGCAACACATGGAACGCTACATCGCCCGAGAAAATCTGGCGGCGCAATTTCCCCTGCAAGCGTTTCAGGCGGCCTTCGCAGACGCCTGAAGATCGTTCAACGCAACAGGCCCTGAGCACGCTGCTGAAAGGCACGCCAGGCCTGCTCAGGGGCGAGCACTCGATACTGCTCGGCCGCCACCGCCGCCGCCGAGCGCAGCGCGCAGCCCTCGATGGCCTTGGCCCAGGCCTCGCCGTTGCCCACCGGCAAATAGCACCCCGCCTCCTTGAGCTGCTCGCGAAACACTGGCAGGTCACTGCTGATCACCGGCACGCCGGCCATCACCGCCTCTTGCAACACCAGCCCGAGCCCCTCCGAACGCGACGGCACCAGCAGCCAGTCGAAAGCCCGGTACAGTCGTGAGAGGTCGTCTCGGTAGCCGCATAGCTCGACCGTCTCGGTCAGGTTCAGTGCCTTGATCCGCGTCTCGAGCCGAGCGCGATGACTGCCCTCGCCGAGAATGACCAGCCGAGCGCGTTTTTCCCGCCCATGGACTTTGCCGAAAGCCTCGATCAGCATTTCGAAGCCTTTGCTTTCCACCAGCCGCCCCACGGCACCGAAGACCGGTCGCTGATCATCCTGTAACGCCAGTTCCTGGCGCGCCTGCTCGCGGGACAGCAGTCGATCGACGAACCCTTGCGGCTCCAGCGCGACGCGCAGGGTGTGCACGGGACGGCCGAGGGTCTGTTCGAGGGTAAAGGCGAGGGTGTTGGAGACGGCGACGATATTCAGTCGCTCTGTGGGCAGCGAACGCAACAGGCGGATATCGCTGTCACGCAGCCGAGTGGAACCGTGGAAAAGCACCGAAGCGTGCACCTGGTGCAGGTCGCGCAGCACCGGCAGGACCAGACGTGCCACGCCCAGGCCGTCGAGCAGCAGCACGTCGGCCGCCGATGCCTGGAGCGCCCTGCGCACCCGAGCGCGGAGCACCGGCAGCATCAGTTGCCATAGATGGCGCCCCTTGAGCGCCCGCGGGGGCATGTGCCACTCGCGTATGGTGCCGACGCTGCAGCAGGTTCCGGCCCCCAGCAGCAGCCAGTTGCTCACGCTGGCCTGAGGCTCGGCGTGGGAAAGAATCTGCCGGTGCACCTTGTGCACCGAGGTATACGGGGAGCCGCCCGCCCACATCACGTTGACGATGTTCATGGGGTGTATAGGCCCCTGATGAGCAGACTGGCCGCCAGTCCCGCGCTTTCATTGAACAAGTAATCCGATTCCCGTACCGATCAAGAGCCCCGTCAGCAGTACCGCGACAAGCTTTAGCCTGTCGCGCTGACGGCGGCGGCTCTTGCGCTGCACTTCCTCCGGGAGGGTTACATGGTTGCCGAAACCGGTATGCAGTACAGCGTCCCCCTCGAGGGTCACACCGGTCAGGTTCAATTCAGCGTAGCGCCTGGACAGCGCCTTTTCACCCGCATATGCAGCAAAGGGTGCACAACGCTGATAATCGCTGAGGCGACGCAGCCCTGGATTGAGCGAAAAGCTTTGCCATTCGGGCTTGTCGGAGATTAGCGGGTAGCAAGGCACGCCGTTGATGACCTGACGATCGCCCAAATGAATGTAGGGGCTGTGAATCGCCAGGTCATGCGCGTGGCTGCGCAACCAAACCTGAAGGATATCCCTCTTGACCTCAAGAATGTTGTGGGAATCTTCGACAAAACCTTGCCGATAGAATTGCCAGTCATCCTCGCAATGAAAGATGTAAGGCGTCTTGACCTGCCCGTAAGCGAGGTCGATGGACGGCAACTGTCCCAGCTTGGGTCGGTTGACGAACACCGTGCAATGGCCTTTCCAGTGCGCCGGCACGGCCTGATGGACGGCATCGTCGCCGGAGTCTTCGGTGATGAAGACCTCGCGAATGGGCGCGGTATTGAAGCGGTCGAAACTCGCCAGGGTGTCTTTGAGCAGGTCGAAGCGACCGCAACTGGTCACCACCAGGGTGATATCACTGTTGTCCGAGAAGCGCACTGGGCTTCCTCCGTTGTACGGCGGTCATCTGTTTCGGCTCCATCCCTGTGCCAGGAAACGGAATGTTTCAAAACCCCAGCTTCAGGCGCAGCCGTTGCCAGGCGCCGAGCGGCGGGCGCGGCCGCAGCGGGGGTGTCATGTGGTCGACGATGCTACGCCCGACCTGGGCAAAACTGAAATGCTCGAGCGCCAGCCGCTGGCCTTGTTCGGCAATGCTGGCCGCAAGCGCCGGGTCTGCACGCAACGTGCGAAGCTTTTCCTGCAACACCGGGATACTGTCGTACAGCACCACGTTGCGCATATCCTCGAGCCCCAGCGCCTGGTTCTCTGCGCTGCCCTGATCGAAGGCCAGCAACACGCAACCACAGGCCATGGCCTCGAAGTTCTTGATCATGTATTCGCCCATGCCGACATCGGCACTGACGAAGAAACGAATGCGGTTCAGGGTATTGCAGTAATCGGCACCAGAATTGGTCTTGGTCACCACCACTGGCTCGACCTGGGCCAGTTCGTCGAGCAACGCCTTGCGCCCGCTGTAGGCGACGCTGCGGGTGCTGCCGACGAAGGCCAGCTCGATGTCCCGTGCCTGCCCCTGGTCAGTCAGCAACTGCTGGTCGTAACCCTTGGGCACGAACACCGCATCGAAGCCCTCTTCGCGCAGGCGCTGGCTGACCATGAAGCCAGAACTGATCACCCGCGCCCATGGCATTTGTCGATAATGCGCCGAGAATTTGCCGGTGTATTTGCAGGAGATGTAGTTCTGGTAGGCATCGTGTTCGAGGATCACCAGGTTGGGCAGGGTGCGGATGAAGCCGGCCTGACGGATTTCCTGCTTGAAACGCAGGAACAACACGATGCGGTCGTAACGGCTGGCGTCTACTTCCTGGCGGAAGTAGCGACGCAGGTTGCGTTGCTCATCGCTGCTCAACCAGCGCAGGTCGCAGTCGCAATGGGCAGCGACACCGTCATAGAGACGGTCGAGAATCGCCCGCTGCTCTTTCTGCACCAGAA
It includes:
- a CDS encoding aldo/keto reductase → MSLPTLHTHHRALGNTGLMVSPLGLGTVKLGRDQGVKYPTGFTIPGDDEARLLLAQARDLGINLIDTAPAYGRSEERLGPLLRGQRDAWVIVSKVGEEFEAGQSRFDFSAAHTRRSVERSLQRLHTDRLELVLVHSDGNDLDILEHSEVYQTLAALKQEGKILAFGLSGKTAAGGLKALEQGDCAMVTYNLKEQDERPVIDYAATHGKAILVKKALASGHVCLAPGVDPVRASFELLFSHPGVSSAIVGTINPLHLAHNVATVARILGPH
- the hldE gene encoding bifunctional D-glycero-beta-D-manno-heptose-7-phosphate kinase/D-glycero-beta-D-manno-heptose 1-phosphate adenylyltransferase HldE, which encodes MKLSMPRFDQAPVLVVGDVMLDRYWHGGTSRISPEAPVPVVKVDQIEDRPGGAANVALNIAALGAPASLVGVTGQDEAADSLANSLQAAGVRSVFQRIAHQPTIVKLRVMSRHQQLLRIDFEQPFQTDPLSLGEEVDALLEGIKVLVLSDYGKGALKNHQHLIQVARAKGVPVLADPKGSDFSIYRGASLITPNLSEFEGIVGRCADEAELVGKGLQLLRDLDLGALLVTRGEHGMTLLRLDHPPLHLPARAREVFDVTGAGDTVISTLAAAIAAGEELPQAVALANLAAGIVVGKLGTAAISAPELRRAIQREEGSERGVLGLEQLLVAIDDARAHNETIVFTNGCFDILHAGHVTYLEQARAQGDRLIVAVNDDASVSRLKGPGRPINSVDRRMAVLAGLGAVDWVISFSEGTPENLLRQVKPDVLVKGGDYGIEQVVGADIVSAYGGTVKVLGLVENSSTTAIVEKIRKR
- the msbA gene encoding lipid A export permease/ATP-binding protein MsbA, producing the protein MAETPLPAEHDSSLKIYFRLLSYVKPYIGIFLLSIVGFVIFASTQPMLAGILKYFVDGLSNPEVVLFPNVPYLRDLQLLQAVPLLIILIAAWQGLGSFLGNYYLAKVSLGLVHDLRVELFNKLLVLPNRYFDNHNSGHLISRITFNVTMVTGAATDAIKVVIREGLTVVFLFIYLMWMNWQLTLVMLAILPIIAVMVSTASKKFRKQSKKIQVAMGDVTHVASETIQGYRVVRSFGGEVYEQRRFESASQSNTDKQLRMTKTGALYTPMLQLVIYTAMAVLMFLVLYLRGDSSAGDLVAYITAAGLLPKPIRQLSEVSSTIQKGLAGAESIFEQLDEKPEVDTGTVEKERVLGRLEVRNLSFTYPGTQRQVLSDISFTAEPGQMIALVGRSGSGKSTLAALIPRFYHHSHGQILLDGVEIEEYRLRNLRQHVSQVTQHVTLFNDTVANNIAYGDLAGAPREDVEVAAADAYAKEFVDQLPQGFDTEVGENGVLLSGGQRQRLAIARALLKNAPLLILDEATSALDTESERHIQAALDHVMQGRTTLVIAHRLSTIEKADQILVMDQGRLVERGTHAELLAANGHYARLHAMGLDESAHADIT
- a CDS encoding O-antigen ligase family protein, whose product is MSYSKRWAQAWLGLGFVWFLAGIALAPSNKLFQQGMILFLWLPTLLLAWSARGLYAEGWRQQPLLWGSILLLLGWGALSLLWSTSPEGARDGKRLLYILVFLMAFPLLAQAGLARIRQLLLVAGMLLGLGALLSLVQFYAIMGHPWFERLYGIGEISHPILGAYVIAAALLWLLYSPPRQAASTLAWALVLAFLGLFVIATQSRGAALGLVLTVIAAPLWQRSRASCVLAVGALFASGLAFALVYELIVSRGASYRPEIFAAATELISQHPLTGLGLGAPYDLQAQGLRFDHSHNMFTHIAIELGLPGALLWCAVWLATLLHILRARHTAFGKMLLGLWLFATFAMQFDAASLTDTPRAEWFISWLPVAMALLLPWTTAENDGCGKISRST
- a CDS encoding toluene tolerance protein, which codes for MHCSRLAQVDFDALTQGARILEADSYGAKVYLLEGGNILKVFRRKRLISSALLRPYSQRFVDNAGRLAQMGIPTLEVISHHKLEAPGKTAVLYRPLPGETLLDLSRESSFDWADYLPRLVELINRLHQAGIYFRSLHLGNVVETPKGQLGLIDVADMRFLRAPLPSRMVRRNLQHMERYIARENLAAQFPLQAFQAAFADA
- a CDS encoding glycosyltransferase, encoding MNIVNVMWAGGSPYTSVHKVHRQILSHAEPQASVSNWLLLGAGTCCSVGTIREWHMPPRALKGRHLWQLMLPVLRARVRRALQASAADVLLLDGLGVARLVLPVLRDLHQVHASVLFHGSTRLRDSDIRLLRSLPTERLNIVAVSNTLAFTLEQTLGRPVHTLRVALEPQGFVDRLLSREQARQELALQDDQRPVFGAVGRLVESKGFEMLIEAFGKVHGREKRARLVILGEGSHRARLETRIKALNLTETVELCGYRDDLSRLYRAFDWLLVPSRSEGLGLVLQEAVMAGVPVISSDLPVFREQLKEAGCYLPVGNGEAWAKAIEGCALRSAAAVAAEQYRVLAPEQAWRAFQQRAQGLLR
- a CDS encoding glycosyltransferase family 2 protein; this translates as MRFSDNSDITLVVTSCGRFDLLKDTLASFDRFNTAPIREVFITEDSGDDAVHQAVPAHWKGHCTVFVNRPKLGQLPSIDLAYGQVKTPYIFHCEDDWQFYRQGFVEDSHNILEVKRDILQVWLRSHAHDLAIHSPYIHLGDRQVINGVPCYPLISDKPEWQSFSLNPGLRRLSDYQRCAPFAAYAGEKALSRRYAELNLTGVTLEGDAVLHTGFGNHVTLPEEVQRKSRRRQRDRLKLVAVLLTGLLIGTGIGLLVQ
- a CDS encoding glycosyltransferase; amino-acid sequence: MKVLFLVQKEQRAILDRLYDGVAAHCDCDLRWLSSDEQRNLRRYFRQEVDASRYDRIVLFLRFKQEIRQAGFIRTLPNLVILEHDAYQNYISCKYTGKFSAHYRQMPWARVISSGFMVSQRLREEGFDAVFVPKGYDQQLLTDQGQARDIELAFVGSTRSVAYSGRKALLDELAQVEPVVVTKTNSGADYCNTLNRIRFFVSADVGMGEYMIKNFEAMACGCVLLAFDQGSAENQALGLEDMRNVVLYDSIPVLQEKLRTLRADPALAASIAEQGQRLALEHFSFAQVGRSIVDHMTPPLRPRPPLGAWQRLRLKLGF